The following coding sequences lie in one Synechococcus sp. CC9902 genomic window:
- a CDS encoding pseudouridine synthase, with protein sequence MVDGVACSKQGWRPAAFNAGWAHHDRVQSHGEGAWLSQWMANRHQHSAAAVWLERIAAGEMHRNGEPLAGDMQLTSGDDICWQRPPWLEEAIPDQWDTIHDDGDLLVINKPSGLPVMPGGGFLEHTLTALLASTGAKPVHRLGRFTSGLQVCARTAATRAALSKQFRPESRCQKIYQAWARRVEGLEPGQSLVVSTDVVERQHPLLGWIWGPEPLDQEPTRKRLTAHSTVRLLDRCAAGDRLEVTIRTGRPHQIRIHLAQLGSPLLGDPLYLLNRKISETATPGDGGYGLHSWRLNALTAAGLSFTAPLPKEFDF encoded by the coding sequence ATGGTGGATGGGGTTGCCTGCTCGAAGCAGGGCTGGAGGCCGGCGGCATTCAATGCAGGTTGGGCCCATCACGATCGTGTGCAGTCCCATGGCGAAGGTGCATGGTTAAGCCAGTGGATGGCGAACCGCCATCAGCACTCAGCAGCGGCCGTTTGGTTGGAGCGGATTGCAGCCGGGGAAATGCATCGCAACGGTGAGCCGTTGGCTGGAGATATGCAGCTGACCAGTGGAGATGACATCTGTTGGCAGAGGCCACCTTGGCTTGAGGAGGCCATTCCGGATCAATGGGACACCATTCATGACGATGGTGATTTGTTGGTGATCAACAAGCCATCGGGGTTGCCGGTGATGCCTGGTGGCGGCTTTTTGGAGCACACACTCACCGCATTGCTCGCATCGACTGGGGCTAAACCCGTGCATCGGCTGGGTCGGTTCACGTCGGGCTTACAGGTTTGTGCCAGGACGGCAGCAACCCGGGCAGCGTTGTCGAAACAGTTCCGGCCAGAAAGTCGTTGTCAGAAGATCTATCAGGCGTGGGCGCGTCGGGTGGAGGGGTTGGAGCCCGGCCAAAGCTTGGTGGTGAGCACTGATGTGGTGGAACGCCAGCATCCGTTGCTGGGTTGGATTTGGGGACCAGAACCTTTGGACCAGGAGCCGACAAGGAAGCGGCTCACGGCTCACTCCACGGTGCGCTTGTTGGACCGTTGCGCTGCTGGAGATCGTCTCGAGGTGACAATCCGCACGGGGCGGCCCCATCAGATCCGGATTCATTTGGCCCAGTTGGGCAGTCCTTTATTGGGAGATCCGCTGTACCTGCTCAATCGCAAGATTTCTGAGACAGCAACCCCTGGGGATGGTGGATATGGCTTGCATTCCTGGCGGTTAAACGCACTAACTGCGGCAGGGTTGTCGTTTACGGCTCCCCTGCCGAAAGAATTCGACTTTTAA
- the bchM gene encoding magnesium protoporphyrin IX methyltransferase, with amino-acid sequence MASDSLLTQIQAEKDEVKGYFETTGFDRWNRIYSESDEVNKVQRNIRIGHQKTVDEVVSWIQESGAVHNVSFCDAGCGVGSLSLPLAAMGAGSVHASDISAAMVQEAERRAREAGLDMGKLNFSASDLESLQGSFHTVCCLDVFIHYPQPAAEAMVKHLCGLTQERLIVSFAPYTPLLALLKGIGQLFPGPSKTTRAYTLKETGIVKAAEDCGFKLVRRSLNKAPFYFSRLIEFNKI; translated from the coding sequence ATGGCCTCCGATTCACTGCTGACGCAGATCCAGGCCGAAAAGGACGAAGTGAAGGGATACTTCGAAACGACTGGCTTTGATCGCTGGAACCGCATCTACAGCGAAAGCGACGAGGTGAACAAAGTGCAGCGCAACATCCGTATCGGTCATCAAAAAACCGTGGATGAAGTGGTGAGCTGGATCCAAGAGAGCGGCGCCGTGCACAACGTGAGCTTCTGCGATGCCGGTTGTGGAGTCGGCAGCCTCAGCCTGCCGTTGGCGGCGATGGGGGCAGGATCCGTCCATGCGAGCGATATTTCCGCCGCCATGGTTCAAGAAGCAGAGCGTCGCGCCCGCGAAGCCGGCCTCGACATGGGCAAGCTGAATTTCTCAGCCAGTGATCTGGAGAGCCTCCAAGGCTCCTTTCACACTGTCTGCTGCCTGGATGTCTTCATCCATTACCCCCAGCCAGCGGCGGAGGCGATGGTGAAGCATCTCTGTGGACTAACTCAAGAGCGATTGATCGTGAGCTTCGCGCCATACACGCCCCTCCTGGCTCTGCTCAAAGGGATCGGCCAACTGTTCCCAGGCCCCAGCAAAACCACGCGCGCTTACACACTGAAGGAAACCGGGATCGTGAAAGCTGCAGAAGACTGCGGCTTCAAGCTGGTGCGGCGCAGCCTTAACAAGGCACCTTTTTACTTCTCTCGTTTAATCGAATTCAACAAGATATAG
- a CDS encoding AI-2E family transporter — translation MNAWPAWFRIGLVLPVIGLNVFVLKRVLVQFAPFPGLFITAALIAFLLDIPCRWLMGRGLPRLPAITVVVLLTAGLLGFAVVELLPLLVVQLSQLISAAPSLLTAAEQGINHGQAWAIAHGLPADFADLSSDLVSQISRVATQLSQRLLSILGATVGTSINTVIVLVLAVFLLLGADSITAGLAQWLPARWRELVTTTLGRTFRGYFAGQVVLALILSGGQLLVFTVLEIPYGVLFAVLIGFSTLIPYASALTIVFVSAILGVQDPRTGLELLAAAIAVGQIVDQVIQPRLMGSIVGLQPAWLLIALPVGARLAGLLGLGELLGLLLAVPVASCIKTLADAARSDLGSPEVKQPESLPCPVEP, via the coding sequence GTGAACGCATGGCCCGCCTGGTTTCGGATTGGTTTGGTGCTTCCCGTGATCGGGTTGAACGTGTTTGTGTTGAAACGGGTGCTGGTGCAGTTCGCTCCATTCCCGGGCCTGTTTATTACGGCAGCGTTGATCGCCTTTTTGTTGGACATCCCCTGCCGTTGGCTGATGGGCCGTGGACTGCCGCGCTTACCGGCAATCACTGTGGTGGTCTTGCTCACTGCGGGATTGCTTGGCTTCGCGGTTGTTGAGCTGTTGCCTTTGTTAGTTGTGCAGCTCAGCCAATTGATCAGTGCTGCACCGTCGTTACTCACAGCCGCTGAACAGGGCATTAACCATGGTCAGGCATGGGCGATTGCCCATGGGCTCCCTGCAGACTTTGCTGATCTCAGCAGTGACTTGGTCTCTCAAATCAGTCGGGTGGCGACCCAGCTCAGCCAACGCTTGCTCAGCATCCTTGGGGCCACCGTTGGCACGTCGATCAACACCGTGATCGTGTTGGTTTTGGCGGTGTTCCTGCTTTTAGGGGCCGACTCGATCACGGCTGGTCTCGCCCAATGGTTGCCAGCTCGATGGCGGGAGCTGGTGACCACCACGCTGGGTCGGACGTTTCGCGGGTATTTCGCCGGTCAGGTGGTCTTGGCTTTGATCCTCAGCGGGGGCCAGCTATTGGTGTTCACCGTTTTGGAGATTCCCTATGGAGTGTTGTTCGCCGTGTTGATCGGCTTCAGCACCCTTATTCCCTATGCCAGTGCCCTAACGATTGTGTTTGTGAGCGCCATCCTTGGGGTGCAGGATCCCCGGACGGGCTTGGAGCTCCTCGCCGCCGCCATTGCGGTAGGCCAAATCGTGGATCAGGTGATTCAGCCCCGTTTGATGGGCAGCATCGTGGGCTTGCAACCAGCCTGGCTTCTGATTGCTCTCCCTGTCGGTGCCCGATTGGCTGGACTTCTTGGCTTGGGAGAACTGCTGGGGTTGCTGTTGGCGGTGCCGGTGGCCAGCTGTATCAAAACGCTGGCCGACGCAGCACGCTCGGATTTGGGTTCGCCGGAGGTCAAGCAGCCGGAATCACTCCCTTGTCCTGTAGAGCCTTAA
- a CDS encoding cysteine desulfurase family protein, which translates to MAPYWSDHWGNPSSRQHRQGLTASAAVALARRQIAEALDIDPNRLIFTSGATEANNLALLGHARTHGCGHVISVNTEHHAVLDPLAQLQREGFQVSLLQAQSNGLITPAQLEEAIRPDTRLVSVMAANNEIGVLQPLKELAEICRNRGVVFHSDAAQAFGHIPLEPDNLGLDLVSLSAHKLYGPKGIGALVIREGVQLQPLQWGGGQEAGLRAGTLPSPLIVGFAAAVQEAMADRDERHTRLGGLRDELWNGLNDQLPAVERNGAAAPRLANNLNITLPGMSGSRLHRSLRPHLACSSGSACSNGAPSHVLLAIGRSRADAEASLRLSLGRSTTANAVEQAIASIVEAVAAQQT; encoded by the coding sequence ATGGCGCCCTATTGGAGTGACCATTGGGGCAATCCCTCGAGCCGTCAACATCGCCAGGGCCTCACCGCCTCCGCTGCCGTGGCCCTAGCGCGGCGCCAGATCGCAGAGGCCCTCGACATCGATCCCAATCGATTGATTTTTACTAGCGGCGCCACCGAAGCCAACAATTTGGCCCTGCTTGGCCATGCGCGAACCCATGGTTGCGGTCATGTGATCAGCGTGAATACGGAACACCACGCTGTGTTGGATCCCCTCGCACAACTGCAACGGGAAGGATTCCAGGTTTCGCTGCTCCAAGCCCAGTCCAATGGCTTGATCACGCCAGCCCAACTTGAGGAAGCGATCAGGCCGGACACGCGTTTGGTGAGCGTCATGGCCGCCAACAATGAAATCGGCGTCTTGCAGCCCCTGAAAGAACTCGCAGAGATCTGCCGAAATCGCGGGGTCGTCTTTCACAGCGATGCAGCGCAAGCCTTTGGACACATCCCGCTCGAACCGGACAACCTGGGGCTTGATCTCGTCAGCCTCAGCGCTCACAAGCTCTACGGCCCCAAAGGCATCGGCGCCCTGGTGATCCGCGAGGGGGTTCAGCTACAGCCCCTGCAATGGGGGGGTGGCCAGGAGGCAGGCCTTCGCGCTGGCACGCTGCCCAGCCCTTTAATCGTGGGCTTTGCCGCGGCCGTGCAAGAGGCGATGGCGGATCGAGATGAACGCCACACACGGCTTGGTGGGCTGAGGGATGAACTCTGGAACGGGCTCAACGATCAACTCCCCGCCGTGGAACGCAACGGCGCCGCAGCTCCCCGCTTAGCCAACAACCTCAACATCACTCTTCCTGGCATGAGCGGCAGCCGCCTGCATCGCAGCCTTCGGCCCCATCTCGCCTGTAGCAGCGGTTCCGCCTGCAGCAACGGCGCCCCCTCCCATGTGCTTCTGGCCATCGGACGTTCACGCGCCGATGCAGAGGCCTCCCTCCGCCTCAGCCTGGGACGTTCGACCACCGCCAACGCGGTCGAACAAGCCATCGCAAGCATCGTTGAAGCCGTGGCTGCACAACAAACCTGA
- a CDS encoding N-acetylglucosamine-6-phosphate deacetylase produces the protein MRRITNVRLPAPLGGATKQRHWLSLSVDDTITGIGRMGPNDSPSDKARPDTDAENWNGDWISPRAIDLQINGGLGLAFPELTPSDLPRLVELLDLLWSDGVEAIAPTLVTCGIEPLRNALAVLREARTQHCAGRCQLLGAHLEGPFLAESRRGAHPREHLASPTLTALEARINGFESEIALMTLAPELVGADAVIQRLKDLGIMVALGHSAANANTAGQAFERGVGMLTHAFNAMPGLHHRAPGPIGEACRNGHIALGLIADGVHVDPTMAVLLQRLAPSQIVLVSDALAPYGLADGTHRWDERTLLVKNGTCRLEDGTLAGVTLPQLEGVKRLARWSKDGSAAIWSATVAPRGLINGPNGVVDALIGKPLSALLRWHQPEQGDLDWTCAA, from the coding sequence ATGCGACGGATCACCAATGTGCGCCTGCCCGCACCCTTGGGCGGTGCAACCAAACAACGCCATTGGCTGAGCCTCAGCGTTGATGACACGATCACTGGAATCGGCCGGATGGGACCGAACGACAGCCCAAGCGACAAGGCACGTCCTGACACGGACGCCGAAAACTGGAACGGCGACTGGATTAGCCCTCGCGCAATCGATCTGCAAATCAATGGCGGCTTGGGCTTGGCCTTCCCCGAACTGACACCCAGCGACCTACCGCGACTCGTGGAACTGCTGGATTTGCTATGGAGCGATGGCGTCGAAGCGATTGCGCCAACGTTGGTGACGTGCGGAATTGAGCCCCTTCGTAATGCCCTGGCCGTTTTACGAGAGGCCAGGACGCAGCATTGCGCTGGCCGCTGTCAGCTTTTGGGGGCCCACCTTGAAGGTCCATTTCTGGCGGAATCACGCCGGGGCGCCCATCCCCGGGAGCACCTGGCCAGCCCAACCCTGACGGCCCTGGAGGCACGCATCAACGGCTTCGAATCCGAGATTGCCCTGATGACCCTGGCCCCAGAACTGGTGGGGGCCGATGCAGTGATTCAGCGGCTGAAGGATTTGGGAATCATGGTGGCCCTCGGGCACAGCGCCGCCAACGCCAACACCGCTGGCCAAGCGTTCGAGAGAGGGGTGGGCATGCTGACCCACGCCTTCAATGCCATGCCAGGACTCCATCACCGCGCGCCAGGACCGATCGGCGAAGCCTGTCGAAACGGCCACATCGCCCTAGGACTGATTGCTGATGGCGTGCATGTCGACCCCACCATGGCGGTGTTGCTTCAACGGCTGGCCCCAAGCCAAATCGTGTTGGTGAGCGATGCCCTAGCGCCCTACGGGCTCGCCGATGGCACACACCGCTGGGATGAACGAACCCTGCTGGTGAAGAACGGCACCTGCCGCCTCGAGGACGGAACCCTGGCGGGGGTGACCTTGCCACAACTCGAGGGAGTGAAGCGCCTTGCCCGCTGGAGCAAGGACGGATCAGCCGCCATCTGGAGTGCCACGGTGGCCCCCCGCGGCCTCATCAACGGCCCTAACGGGGTCGTCGACGCTTTGATCGGGAAACCCCTTTCAGCACTTCTGCGCTGGCATCAACCCGAGCAAGGAGACCTTGACTGGACCTGCGCTGCTTAG
- the purE gene encoding 5-(carboxyamino)imidazole ribonucleotide mutase has translation MAVSPESDVTAPSLSASVAVVMGSDSDLPTMEPAAAILRQLGVTVEVRVLSAHRTPLEMVAFAEQAHGRGFRVIVAGAGGAAHLPGMVAALTTLPVIGVPVQSRALSGVDSLHSIVQMPAGIPVATVAIGGGLNAGLLAAQILATSDNDLTQRLADYRSSLHDGVVEKDARLLDLGSSAYLEQMS, from the coding sequence ATGGCAGTCTCGCCGGAATCTGACGTGACAGCACCCTCTCTTTCTGCCAGTGTTGCCGTGGTGATGGGCAGCGATTCCGATCTGCCAACGATGGAACCTGCAGCAGCGATCTTGCGGCAGCTTGGCGTCACGGTCGAGGTTCGGGTGTTGTCAGCCCATCGCACCCCTTTGGAAATGGTGGCTTTCGCAGAGCAAGCCCATGGGCGTGGCTTCCGCGTCATCGTGGCCGGTGCCGGTGGTGCTGCGCATCTCCCCGGCATGGTGGCGGCTCTCACGACCCTTCCTGTCATCGGGGTTCCAGTGCAGAGCCGTGCTTTGTCTGGGGTGGATTCACTCCATTCGATCGTGCAGATGCCCGCCGGTATCCCTGTGGCCACGGTGGCGATTGGAGGGGGCCTCAATGCAGGTTTGTTGGCGGCTCAGATTTTGGCCACCTCCGATAACGACCTGACGCAACGGCTAGCGGACTACCGCAGCAGCCTGCACGATGGAGTGGTGGAAAAAGACGCGCGCCTTCTCGATCTGGGTAGCAGCGCTTATTTGGAGCAAATGAGCTGA
- a CDS encoding translation initiation factor, producing the protein MPKGSWQEFSSADSLQRPKGPAAAPTPKADQMVRVQPTRGGKGGKTVTVIRGLELEPDGFKALLKKLKSRIGSGGTTKDGVIELQGDQVDLSLTLLTQEGYRPKRAGG; encoded by the coding sequence ATGCCGAAGGGCAGCTGGCAGGAATTCAGCAGCGCCGACAGTCTGCAAAGGCCCAAGGGGCCGGCAGCGGCGCCAACTCCGAAGGCGGATCAGATGGTGCGAGTCCAGCCCACCCGTGGAGGGAAAGGGGGGAAAACGGTGACGGTGATTCGTGGCTTGGAACTCGAACCAGATGGCTTCAAGGCTTTGCTGAAAAAACTGAAGAGCCGTATCGGCAGCGGGGGCACCACCAAAGACGGCGTGATCGAACTGCAGGGAGACCAAGTGGATTTGAGCCTGACCCTGCTCACGCAAGAGGGCTACCGACCAAAACGTGCGGGCGGTTAA
- a CDS encoding response regulator transcription factor: protein MSDAQTPPSEEQEAPPPAPRLLLVDDEPGLRTAVQAYLEDEGFDVTTAVDGEEGFTKAQQMLPDVVISDVMMPRLDGYGLLKKLRDDERLGGTPVIFLTAKGMTADRTQGYMAGVDDYIPKPFDPDELVARVRNVAQRQQRLLQEAARFADTDMGQMAKQITEIRSLLAQAEALPSKDPVAHSFTPREASVLQLVAEGLMNKEIARQLETSIRNVEKYVSRLFNKTGTSSRTELVRYALEHRLVT from the coding sequence ATGAGCGACGCCCAAACCCCCCCTAGTGAAGAGCAAGAAGCACCGCCCCCGGCGCCAAGGTTGCTTCTGGTAGACGACGAGCCCGGGTTGCGCACGGCGGTCCAGGCATACCTCGAGGATGAGGGTTTTGATGTCACCACCGCGGTGGATGGGGAGGAAGGATTCACGAAGGCGCAGCAGATGTTGCCCGATGTGGTGATTAGCGACGTGATGATGCCTCGGCTGGATGGTTACGGCCTATTGAAGAAATTGCGAGACGACGAACGGCTCGGCGGCACCCCCGTGATTTTCTTAACGGCGAAAGGCATGACGGCTGATCGCACCCAGGGCTACATGGCTGGGGTGGACGACTACATCCCGAAGCCGTTCGATCCCGATGAGCTGGTGGCGCGGGTGCGCAATGTGGCGCAACGCCAGCAGCGGCTTTTGCAGGAGGCAGCGCGCTTCGCGGATACGGATATGGGGCAGATGGCCAAGCAGATCACAGAGATTCGCTCTTTGTTGGCCCAAGCTGAGGCCTTGCCTTCCAAGGATCCGGTGGCGCACAGCTTCACGCCGCGGGAAGCAAGCGTGCTGCAGTTGGTGGCGGAGGGCTTGATGAACAAGGAGATCGCCCGTCAGCTGGAAACGTCGATCCGCAATGTCGAGAAGTACGTCAGCCGTTTGTTCAACAAGACGGGCACGTCCAGTCGCACGGAACTGGTGCGCTACGCCTTGGAACACCGGCTGGTGACTTGA
- the hrcA gene encoding heat-inducible transcriptional repressor HrcA, producing the protein MKPLSRRQEQVLQATVHHYVDTMEPVGSRTLVQRFSMPASSATIRSAMGALEQRGLLTQPHTSSGRIPSALGYRHYVDCLLPEPAATVLHLERELTGLSLGWAALDDLLLQLARRLTDFTGLMSLITRPTRTQPQLAAIRLVQSGERLLVMLVENSGHASHLNLRLPHATSDELDAIERWAEQQLRGGALNWEKLPTQLQRSGDVLRHALEHPSISAEPTTLVHGLSRLVAEPEFQSAQDLGPLLQLIDDEPMALISPGAEARVLIGQEHPQSALEACSVVQAPYRCGQEGTGHIALIGPMRMAYATACSAVERVARHLELLLS; encoded by the coding sequence ATGAAGCCCTTATCGCGTCGTCAAGAGCAAGTTCTACAGGCCACGGTGCATCACTACGTCGACACGATGGAGCCGGTGGGAAGCCGAACGCTGGTGCAACGCTTCTCGATGCCCGCCAGCTCAGCCACCATTCGCTCAGCGATGGGTGCCTTGGAACAACGTGGACTCCTCACCCAACCCCACACGTCCTCTGGCCGGATTCCAAGCGCCCTGGGATATCGCCATTACGTGGACTGCCTCCTTCCTGAACCTGCAGCCACCGTCTTGCACTTGGAGCGAGAGCTCACAGGACTCAGCCTTGGCTGGGCAGCCCTTGATGATCTGCTCCTGCAGCTCGCACGCCGACTGACTGATTTCACCGGTTTGATGAGCCTCATCACCCGACCAACGCGGACACAACCTCAGCTCGCAGCGATTCGACTCGTGCAAAGCGGCGAACGGTTGCTGGTCATGCTGGTGGAGAACAGTGGTCATGCCAGTCATCTGAACTTGCGGTTACCGCATGCAACGAGCGATGAGCTGGACGCGATAGAACGCTGGGCCGAACAGCAATTACGAGGAGGAGCCCTGAACTGGGAGAAATTGCCCACCCAACTCCAACGGAGTGGGGATGTGCTGCGTCATGCCCTCGAACATCCATCGATCTCTGCCGAACCGACAACGCTGGTTCATGGTTTATCGCGACTGGTTGCCGAACCAGAATTCCAAAGCGCCCAAGATCTTGGCCCCTTGCTTCAGCTGATCGATGATGAACCCATGGCCCTGATTAGCCCTGGGGCTGAAGCGCGAGTGTTAATCGGCCAAGAGCATCCCCAATCAGCGCTGGAGGCGTGCTCAGTGGTGCAGGCTCCCTACCGATGTGGGCAAGAGGGGACAGGCCACATCGCTCTCATCGGACCCATGCGAATGGCTTACGCCACGGCGTGTTCCGCTGTTGAACGTGTTGCCCGCCACCTAGAGCTACTGCTCAGCTAA
- a CDS encoding rhodanese-like domain-containing protein — translation MSLVQPRPISAPDLQLWLQGDAPSPQVVDVREAQELMMAKFPNDVLHLPLSASSEWIETLQSRLAPDQPVVVLCHAGVRSHHFGLWLLDQAWGLEVWNLEGGIDAWSTQVDDTVPRY, via the coding sequence ATGAGCCTTGTTCAACCACGTCCGATCAGCGCCCCTGACCTACAGCTTTGGCTTCAGGGAGATGCGCCTTCACCACAGGTTGTGGATGTGCGAGAAGCTCAAGAATTGATGATGGCCAAATTTCCCAACGACGTGCTGCACTTACCCCTAAGTGCGTCGTCTGAATGGATCGAAACACTGCAATCACGGCTTGCACCCGACCAACCCGTCGTGGTGCTTTGTCATGCCGGTGTGCGCAGCCATCACTTCGGTCTATGGCTCCTCGATCAAGCCTGGGGCCTAGAGGTTTGGAACCTAGAGGGGGGAATCGACGCCTGGAGCACCCAGGTGGATGACACCGTGCCCCGCTACTGA
- the trpB gene encoding tryptophan synthase subunit beta: protein MTSTLPKASQPDPSSLQPSARPGAHGRFGRFGGQYVPETLMPALAELEQSAAQAWADPAFTGRLNHLLKTYVGRATPLYEAERLTAHYRRDDGGPRIWLKREDLNHTGAHKINNALGQALLALRMGKKRIIAETGAGQHGVATATVCARFGLDCVIYMGAEDMRRQALNVFRMRLLGATVAPVTAGSATLKDATSEAIRDWVTNVETTHYILGSVAGPHPYPMLVRDFHAVIGQEAKQQCEEAFGRLPDVLMACVGGGSNAMGLFHPFVQDTSVRLIGVEAAGDGVNTPRHAATITEGRAGVLHGAMSLLLQDSDGQVQEAHSISAGLDYPGVGPEHSYLKEIGRAEYAAVTDEQALDGLRLVSELEGIIPALETAHAFAWLEQLCPTLPQGCEVVINCSGRGDKDVNTVAEKLGDKL from the coding sequence GTGACCAGCACTCTGCCGAAAGCCTCCCAACCGGATCCCTCCAGCCTTCAACCGTCGGCCCGTCCAGGTGCCCATGGACGTTTCGGACGCTTCGGTGGCCAGTACGTTCCAGAAACTCTCATGCCAGCGTTGGCGGAGTTGGAGCAATCGGCAGCTCAAGCCTGGGCAGATCCAGCGTTTACGGGGCGACTCAACCATCTCCTCAAGACCTACGTCGGTCGGGCCACTCCCCTCTATGAAGCCGAGCGACTCACGGCTCATTACCGCCGAGACGATGGTGGCCCGCGCATTTGGCTGAAGCGTGAGGATCTAAACCACACCGGCGCTCACAAAATCAACAATGCTCTCGGCCAGGCGCTTTTGGCCCTGCGGATGGGCAAAAAACGAATCATTGCTGAAACCGGGGCTGGTCAGCATGGTGTTGCCACAGCAACCGTCTGTGCCCGATTTGGCCTCGATTGTGTGATTTATATGGGCGCGGAGGACATGCGCCGACAAGCCCTCAATGTGTTCCGTATGCGTCTTCTTGGCGCCACGGTGGCACCGGTCACAGCTGGCTCAGCCACGTTGAAGGACGCCACCAGCGAGGCGATTCGCGACTGGGTGACGAATGTGGAAACCACTCACTACATCCTCGGTTCTGTTGCTGGTCCGCACCCCTACCCGATGTTGGTGCGCGATTTTCACGCGGTGATCGGTCAGGAAGCGAAACAGCAGTGTGAGGAAGCCTTTGGCCGCCTGCCAGATGTGTTGATGGCCTGTGTGGGAGGGGGCTCGAACGCGATGGGGCTGTTCCATCCCTTTGTGCAAGACACCTCGGTTCGTCTGATTGGTGTAGAGGCCGCTGGTGACGGTGTGAATACCCCTCGCCATGCCGCCACCATCACCGAAGGCCGCGCCGGTGTGTTGCATGGTGCAATGAGCTTGCTGTTGCAAGACAGTGATGGTCAGGTGCAAGAAGCCCATTCCATAAGTGCTGGTTTGGACTATCCCGGTGTTGGCCCTGAGCACAGCTATCTCAAGGAGATTGGCCGGGCTGAATACGCAGCAGTCACCGACGAACAGGCCCTGGATGGATTGCGCTTGGTGAGTGAGTTGGAGGGGATTATTCCGGCCCTTGAAACAGCCCATGCCTTTGCTTGGTTGGAGCAGCTTTGCCCCACCCTTCCCCAGGGCTGTGAAGTGGTGATCAACTGCTCGGGACGTGGCGACAAAGATGTCAACACAGTCGCTGAGAAGCTTGGCGACAAGCTCTGA
- the cysC gene encoding adenylyl-sulfate kinase → MTASTPKATNIVWHEASVDRAARADKRGHRSAILWFTGLSGSGKSTLANAVNAALFERGLATYVLDGDNVRHGLCKDLGFSDADREENIRRIGEVAKLFLDAGVIVLTAFVSPFRADRDKARDLVEAGDFFEIFCAADLEVCESRDPKGLYAKARSGAIKEFTGISSPYEAPDTPELKIDTGAQELAQSVEVVIKALQDKGVIPAA, encoded by the coding sequence ATGACCGCGTCCACACCCAAGGCCACCAACATCGTCTGGCATGAGGCCTCAGTCGATCGGGCCGCCAGGGCAGACAAACGCGGACATCGCAGCGCCATTCTTTGGTTCACCGGGCTCTCTGGCTCTGGCAAAAGCACCCTGGCCAATGCCGTCAATGCCGCCTTATTTGAGCGCGGGCTGGCCACCTACGTATTAGACGGAGACAACGTTCGCCATGGCCTCTGCAAAGACTTGGGCTTCTCCGACGCCGACCGTGAAGAAAATATCCGTCGCATCGGCGAAGTCGCGAAATTATTCCTCGATGCAGGCGTCATCGTGCTCACCGCCTTTGTATCGCCGTTTCGGGCCGACCGAGACAAAGCACGGGACCTCGTGGAGGCCGGCGATTTTTTCGAGATTTTCTGCGCGGCGGATCTAGAGGTTTGCGAATCCCGTGATCCCAAGGGTCTGTATGCGAAGGCCCGCTCAGGTGCCATCAAAGAATTCACAGGCATTTCAAGCCCCTATGAGGCTCCTGATACCCCGGAACTAAAGATCGACACCGGTGCTCAAGAGCTGGCTCAATCGGTTGAGGTGGTGATTAAGGCTCTACAGGACAAGGGAGTGATTCCGGCTGCTTGA